The Streptomyces sp. NBC_00162 sequence CCTGCCCGCGGCGGCACTCGACGACTGCGTCGGAGCCTCGGTCGCCGAGCTCCTCGCTCACCCGATGCTTCCCGTGCGGGTCGCCGCGCTCGACGCGTACCTGAGCCGGGTACGCCCCCACACTCCCGATCACGGCGCCCGCCCATACGCCCTGCCGGCCGGCAGCTCCCTGCACAGGTCCAGAGCCCGCGCTCGCGCCGTGGTCGATCTGCTGCCGGTGACCGGGATCCGCCGGGTCCTCGTCATCGGAGTGGTCAACTCCCTGCTGGAACAGCTGCGCGAGCGCGGCGCCGGTTATGTGCCCTGCGACCTCAAGGGCGGCACCACCGAGTGGGGCGAGCCCGTACGGACCGATGCCCTCGCGGAGCTGGAGCACTGCGACGCGGTCCTCGCCTCCGGCATGACCCTCGGGAACGGAACCTTCCAGCCGCTGCTCGACCATGCCGGAGCCACCGGCAAGCCCCTGGTCATGTTCGCCCAGACCGGCAGCGCGGTCCTCCCACGCTTCCTGGGCGCCGGGGTCAGTGCCGTGTCCGCCGAGCCCTACCCCTTCTTCTGGCTCGACGGCGGTCCCGGAGTCATCCACCGCTACGGAGGCACCCGGTGACCGTCGCACCCCCGCTGTACCGCCCCCCGGCTCACAGCACGAACCCGGAGCTGCTGACGCTGGTCGGCCGCACCCCGCTCGCCCGGATCCGTACGGAACTGCCCTACGCCCACCCGGGCTTCTGGGCCAAGCTCGAGTGCCTCGGAGCCGGTGGGATGAAGGCGCGGTCCGCCGTGTCCATGCTGCGCGGTG is a genomic window containing:
- a CDS encoding Rossmann-like domain-containing protein, coding for MTAPTLHEPAVRTIDQLIEAVCTGSYGPDPAQERIALAFTTAQAVRHAGRSSGYRNEVLSLRLDAAVGSCAVEPGALPAAALDDCVGASVAELLAHPMLPVRVAALDAYLSRVRPHTPDHGARPYALPAGSSLHRSRARARAVVDLLPVTGIRRVLVIGVVNSLLEQLRERGAGYVPCDLKGGTTEWGEPVRTDALAELEHCDAVLASGMTLGNGTFQPLLDHAGATGKPLVMFAQTGSAVLPRFLGAGVSAVSAEPYPFFWLDGGPGVIHRYGGTR